The sequence below is a genomic window from Lysobacter capsici.
CCGCATCGACAGCCTGTAAATCGCATGTTAGTCGTGGCGGCATGCTCACTCCCCGGAGCATGCCGCCTTCGACTTCGACCTCAGCCCGATCAGACAAGCCGATCAAACCGCTGCCGAACACTCCCTCCAGAGCATGCGTTCCAGTCTAGGCCGATAGCCTGTCGCCGACCTGTCGCGCGCGTCCACGCCGCGCGCCGCGCGTCGCACACGCCGCATCGGCTTGCCGCCCAAGCTCGTCGTCCGCGCGTTCGCGCGCGGCGCCGCTTGCGTTCACCCAGCCACTCATCAGGAGTTCGTTCATGCGCATCTTGCTGGTCGAGGACAATCTCGATCTGGCCCACGCGGTGGTGCAGCATCTGCGCCGCACCGGCAATGCGGTGGATCATGAAGCCGACGGCCTGTCGGCCTGCCGTTTCCTCGAACACGAACGCTACGACCTGGTGCTGCTCGACATCGGCCTGCCGCGCATGGACGGCCTGAGCCTGCTCGCCGAACTGCGCCGCCGCGGCGACGCGACACCGGTGCTGATGCTGACCGAACGGTCCGATATCGAAGACCGCATCAGCGCGCTCGATGTCGGCGCCGACGACTACATCGGCAAGCCTTTCGATTTCCGCGAACTCAGCGCGCGCTGCCGCGCCCTGACCCGGCGCCGGCAGGCGCAGACCTCGGCGCTGGTGCAGATCGGCCCGATGACCATGGACAACGCCGCGCGCCGGCTGCGCTTTCACAACCGCACCATCGACCTGCCCAATCGCGAGTACAGCTTGCTGGAGATCCTGGTCGGCCGGCTCGGCCAGGTGGTCAGCAAGAACGAGATCACCAACCGCTTGTTCGCGCTCAGCGAGGAAGCCGGCTCCAACACCGTCGAACTGTACGTCGCGCGGCTGCGCAAGAAGCTGCCGCACGATTTCCTGCGCATCGTGACCGTGCGCGGCACCGGCTACCTCGCCGAAACCACGCACGGCAGCGGCATGGCGCATGACTGAGCTCGAACACGCACGCCCGTCGATACGACGCACCTTGCTGCTGTCGATCGGGCTGCTGTCGCTGGTCGGCATGCTGTTGTTGTTCTTCGGCGCGCGCCAGTACGGCCGGCGCGCGGCCGATCTGTCCTACGACCGCTTGCTCAACGCCTCGGCGCTGACCATCGCCGACAGCATCACCCTGGTCGAGGGACGATGGGAAGCCAACATCCCGTGCGCCGCATTGGAACTGCTGTCGGCCGCGCCGGACGACCGCGCGTTCTACCGCGTGTTTCTGGCCGGCGGGCGCACCCTGACCGGTTACGACGACCTGCCGCGCCCGCCGAGTCTGGCGGCCGATCGGACCGTATTCTTCGATGCGCACTACCGCGGCGAAGCGGTGCGTTTCGCGGTGCTGCGCCGCGCCGCGAGCAGCGCCGACGGACCGGAAGCGGCCTTGATCCAGATCGGCCAGACCCGGCGCGCGCGCAACGAAGTCGCGCGCGACATCGTCTGGCACGTAACCGGCTGGATCGCCTTGTTCACCGTGGCGATCCTGCTGCTGGCCCGGCTCGCGATCGATCGCGCGCTGCAACCGCTGGCGCGGATCGAACAGGATTTCAGCGTGCGCACCCCGTTCGACCTGCGTCCGATCACCCGCGCGGTGCCGACCGAGCTGTCGCACGTGGTCGCCGCGCAGAACCATTTCATGTCGCGCCTGTCGACCAATATCGACGCCCTGCGCGCCTACATCGCCGAAGCCGCGCACCAGATGCGCAATCCGCTGGCCTCGTTGCGCGCGCAGGCGCAGCTGGCGCTGGATCAGAACAATCCGCAGCAGTGGCGGCAGGGCCTGGTCGCGGTCGAACGCCATTCCGACAAGCTCGGCCGCCTGCTCAATCAGTTGCTCAGCCACGCCAGCGTGACCCACCGCGCCGAACTGCATCATTTCAAGCCGCTGGACCTGCAGACCATCGCGCGGCAGGCGCTGCGCGAATCGGTGCCGCAGGCCGAACCGCGGCCGCGGGTGCGGTTCGATTGCGACGCCGACGACACCCGGCTGCACGGCGATGCGCTGATGCTGCGCGAAGCGATCAAGAACCTCATCGACAACGCGATCAAGCACGGCATCGGCGAGCACGCGCCGATCCTGGTGCGTCTGCAGGCCGACGGCGCGGACCTGGTGCTCAGCGTCGACGATGCCGGCCCGGGCATGAACCTCGAACAGCGCGAGCGCGCGTTCGATCGCTTCGATCGCGGCGAACACGCCAGCGCGCAGGGCGCCGGCCTGGGCCTGGCGATCGTCAAGCGCGTGGTCGAGAGCCATGGCGGCCGCGTGGTCCTGGACACGTCCGCGAGCGGCGGCCTGAGCGTGCGCCTGCATTTGCCAAGGGACGCCGCATGAAGCTGTTGCGTTACGCCTTCTCGCTGCTGCTGTATCTGGTCGCCGCGATCGGCACGCTGTACCTGGGCCAGGCCCAGGCGCGGCCGCCGCAGAACGAACGCATCACCGTGTTCGACGCGAGCATCGCGCGGCAAGGCCGGTTGGTACTGCACGGTTCAAGCAATGTCGGCCTGGTCCGCGCCTTGATCGAGGACTACCAACGACTGCATCCCGCGGTCGAGGTCCGCTATTCGCATCTGGATACCGCGCAGATCTACGCGCGCGGCGCGCGCGCCGGCGCGGCGCAGGAACGCCCCGACCTGCTGCTCAGCAGCAGCACCGATCTTCAGGTCAAACTGGTCAACGACGGCTACGCGCTGCCGCATCGCTCGCCGCAGGCCCAGGCGCTGCCCGCGAGCGCGCGTTGGCGCGACGAAGTCTTCGCCTACGGCTACGAGCCGGTGGTGATGGTCTACAACCGCGAACGGCTCGACCCGCTGCGCGCGCCGCAGACCCGCGAGCAATTGCAGCGCCTGCTGCGCGACAAGCACGGCCCGCTGCGCGGCCGGATCGGCCTGCAGGACCCGCGCGACAGCGCCGTGGCTTATTTCATCGCCACCCAGGAGGCCAAGCTGCTCGGCAACGATGCCGGCCCGATGCTGACCACGTTGGGCGAGAACGACGCGCATCTGTTCAAGCGCATGGACAACCTGCTCGATCGGCTCTCCGACGGCGAGATCAGTTTCGCTTACGGCGTGTTCGGCTCTTACGCGCTGCAACGCATCGAACGCGGCGCGCCGCTGCGGATCGTGCTGCCGCGCGATCATCTGCTGCTGGTCGCGCGCACCGCGCTGATCCCACGCTTTGCATCCAACCCGGCCGAGGCACGGCGTTTTCTCGATTACCTGCTGTCGCCGCGCGGTCAGGTGCTGCTCGCGCGCGAAGCCAAGCTGATCCCCGCGCGCGACGACCTGCGCGATCCGCCGCGCCTGTACGGCGACCTGTCGCAACGCAGCGCCGCCTTGCGCCGCACTTCGCTGGGGCTGGGTTTTCTGGTGTACCTGGACGAAGTGAAGAAACGGCGGTTTCTGCGCGACTGGGTGGAGCATCTGACACCGCCGCCGAGCGAGGTTACCGCGGCTTCGCGCTGACACCCGGCGCCAGCGCCGATTGCGGCGCGGCGGCGGCGATGTAGATTAGCGATTGCCGCCATCCCTCCCATCCGGCGCTTCGATCAGGGGAAATCATGTCGCGTCCACGGCTATTCATCGCATTCGCTTTGGCGATGTCGATCGCCGGCGCTCACGCCACCGAACTGGGCGAATCGCCGTTCTCGTTGCGCTCGGCCGAACCCGGCACGGTGCGGGCCCTGGCGGTGGCGCGCGCCGAATTCGTCAAGCGCCTAGCGCTGGAAGCCGGCCCGGACTCGGCCGACGACGCGGCCATGCGGCAAGCCGACGACTTCGATATCGCGATCACCCAGAACGCCGATCACTACCAGGTGGAGTTCGCTCCTTCGCAGCGCGGCTATCGTGGCGGCGGCTACGGATACCTCATCGCCAAGGACAGCTTCCGCGTCGTGGAGCGGCGGATGTATCCCTAGCTGCGGCGATAGGCGACCGGTTCCGCGGCAGGATCATGGAACCGATACACTTCAGTCGCCACGCCGTCATGAGATCAGCCAAGCACGACTGCGGCCCGGTCGCCTGCTGTCATTCGCCCTGCGGCGGAGCGGCCGCCGCCGCATTGGCCGACAACGCCTTATAGAACTGAATCGTGGTGGCCGCGTTGTCGGAGGTGGTGTAGTTGTTGACATCGGCCGGTAACGCGGCGAGGTCTTTCGACCACTTCAAACGGCCGTCGTCGATCCAGATCCGGCAGGTCGGCGCCTCTTCCTCGTAGACCTCGATATCGCGCGCGTCCAGCCAGTTGTACAACTGCCTCGGCAGCCAGCGCGGCGTGCCTTCCGACCAATACAGCACGGCTTGAGGTTTGGCTTGCGGCACCAACGCATGCGAGCCGGCGAAGGCCTGGTCGAGCGCCTGCAGGTATCCGGCCGAACCGTCCGCGGGAGTCCAGGTCGCGGCCGTGCAATCGGAGTAAACGTGCGCGAGCGACATCATGTGGCCCCAGCCCATGCCGATCGCCACGCAGCCCGACAATCCCGCGGTGTTGAGACCCACCAGTTGCGCCGGTTGGCCAGGGCCGTCGCGGTGCTCACCGTTGACCATGATCCACTGATCCAACCCGACTCTGATCAACATCGCCTTCGCCTCCGTCGCAAACATCCGACCGGCAACGGTTGCCGGTCCTTCGCTTGTCTTAGACGCGGCTGCGATGGGGTTGTGAACCCGCTTCGTGCACAACGCGCTAAACACCGGCCCGGAAAAAACAAAGGCCGGGCGCTGAGCACCCGGCCTAATGTTTGCGTCGCCACCGGCAATTCACGCCGGCCGTCGAATCGAAGCGTCGCTCACTGCAGCGGCTGCAGCTCCAGCGACTGGAACAACTGGTTCTGCGCCTTCTTGGCGATCGAGCGCGGCAGCTTCACCAGGAAACCATCGCCCGCCAGACCGACGTCGCCATGCAGGACGAAACCGTTGATGCGCACGTAACTCTTGATCGAGTACTTCGCGCCGACCCGGTTGAGTTCCAGGAACATCGGCGCGGTCAGGAAACCCGAACCCTTCTGATACTTGCGCGCATCGCCTTCGCTGCGCTTGAGCACGTAACCGTTGCTGGCCGCCCACGCATCGACCATCGCGTAAACGTCCTTGTCCGATGCGAATTCCACGTAGT
It includes:
- a CDS encoding response regulator transcription factor, which encodes MRILLVEDNLDLAHAVVQHLRRTGNAVDHEADGLSACRFLEHERYDLVLLDIGLPRMDGLSLLAELRRRGDATPVLMLTERSDIEDRISALDVGADDYIGKPFDFRELSARCRALTRRRQAQTSALVQIGPMTMDNAARRLRFHNRTIDLPNREYSLLEILVGRLGQVVSKNEITNRLFALSEEAGSNTVELYVARLRKKLPHDFLRIVTVRGTGYLAETTHGSGMAHD
- a CDS encoding sensor histidine kinase codes for the protein MTELEHARPSIRRTLLLSIGLLSLVGMLLLFFGARQYGRRAADLSYDRLLNASALTIADSITLVEGRWEANIPCAALELLSAAPDDRAFYRVFLAGGRTLTGYDDLPRPPSLAADRTVFFDAHYRGEAVRFAVLRRAASSADGPEAALIQIGQTRRARNEVARDIVWHVTGWIALFTVAILLLARLAIDRALQPLARIEQDFSVRTPFDLRPITRAVPTELSHVVAAQNHFMSRLSTNIDALRAYIAEAAHQMRNPLASLRAQAQLALDQNNPQQWRQGLVAVERHSDKLGRLLNQLLSHASVTHRAELHHFKPLDLQTIARQALRESVPQAEPRPRVRFDCDADDTRLHGDALMLREAIKNLIDNAIKHGIGEHAPILVRLQADGADLVLSVDDAGPGMNLEQRERAFDRFDRGEHASAQGAGLGLAIVKRVVESHGGRVVLDTSASGGLSVRLHLPRDAA
- a CDS encoding ABC transporter substrate-binding protein: MKLLRYAFSLLLYLVAAIGTLYLGQAQARPPQNERITVFDASIARQGRLVLHGSSNVGLVRALIEDYQRLHPAVEVRYSHLDTAQIYARGARAGAAQERPDLLLSSSTDLQVKLVNDGYALPHRSPQAQALPASARWRDEVFAYGYEPVVMVYNRERLDPLRAPQTREQLQRLLRDKHGPLRGRIGLQDPRDSAVAYFIATQEAKLLGNDAGPMLTTLGENDAHLFKRMDNLLDRLSDGEISFAYGVFGSYALQRIERGAPLRIVLPRDHLLLVARTALIPRFASNPAEARRFLDYLLSPRGQVLLAREAKLIPARDDLRDPPRLYGDLSQRSAALRRTSLGLGFLVYLDEVKKRRFLRDWVEHLTPPPSEVTAASR